TTATCCTGTATTGAATGTGGAAGATGCACAGTGGAATGTCCTGCAAATCGAACTGGTAAACCCCTCAATCCCAAAAAGATCATGGTGGATATTAAGCATGCCATGATGGATTACGCCAATGAGATTCTATCAAACACAGAATCAGCCAACTCAAGAGTGATTGGAGAACCTTATATCACAGAAGAAGAACTTTGGTCCTGCACTACTTGTTATGCTTGTGTGGAAACCTGTCCTGTTGGAGATAACCAATTAGATGCTATTTTGGAAATGAGAAGGTATTTGGTTTTGGGAGAAAGTAACTTTCCTTCTCAGCTCCAGTTGGCATTCACCAACATGGAAAAAAACGCAAATCCATGGGGAATAGGGGCTCACACAAGAGCTGATTGGGCAGAAGGCTTAGGAGTGAAAACTTTAGCAGAAGATCCCAATGTAGAGGTCCTGTATTGGGTAGGGTGTGCAGCATCTTTTGATGAAAGGAATCGAAAAGTAGCGAGAACTTTAGTAGAAATTTTTCGGAGCGCAGGAGTCTCTTTTGGAATTCTAGGCACGGAAGAAAATTGCTCGGGAGACAGCGCAAGACGTGGAGGAAATGAATACTTATACCAAATGTTAGCTCAAACCAACGTAAATACATTAAATCAGTATAATGTAAAGACTATTGTCACAGCATGTCCTCATTGCTATAACACAATAAAAAACGAATATCCACAGTTTGGTGGAAACTATGAAGTCTATCATCACACTCAGTTTCTTGATAAACTCATAAAAGAAGGAAAAATCACTTTGGATCCAGAAAAAAAAGAAAAGCTAAAATCCATAAGTATTACCTACCATGACTCATGCTATTTGGGAAGATACAACAGTATCTATGATGAACCAAGAAACTTACTTGAGCAGTCAACCAGTACTTCTATTATTGAGGCAGAAGATCACAGAAAAAAAGGTCTATGTTGTGGGGCAGGGGGAGCTCAAATGTGGATGGAAGAAAAATACGAACGTGTCAACATCAAACGAACTGAACAGTTGCTCAAAACTGGAGCCAATATGATAGGTGTTGCTTGTCCATTTTGCATGATAATGATTACCGACGGCGTTAAAGCAAAAGGAAAGCAAGAAGAAGTAAAAGTTATGGATGTATCGGAAGTTTTACTATCAGCAATCAAAAAACAAGATAAAATATCTTCAATCCATGCATAAAAATAAAGATTGACATCAAGATAAATTTCTGTGTTTTTGTTTTTAGGGGGCTTAGCTCAGCTGGTTAGAGCGCTTGCTTGACATGCAAGAGGTCAGTGGTTCAAATCCACTAGCTCCCAATTTTTTACTTCGAAAAGCAATCAAAATTAAACTTTACCTACAATGAATTAAGTTCCACACAAAAAATCATTAATTTTGTATAGAATACATAATTTTCAATTTACAACAAAGTTGAATTATAAAAAGTGATATATAAAAACACTTTATAATTCCTAAGGAGTTCCCTCAATGATCGTCAAACG
The genomic region above belongs to Leptospiraceae bacterium and contains:
- a CDS encoding (Fe-S)-binding protein yields the protein MELRDILINLFHFVVFFGSLMAFVYAIVYRVRIMNKSQPVKDLASWDARIRSFLFNVLFQQKLYKNPLRGIMHAFIFYGFIVYIFHTTSQMIAGNLWSIFQLLGIDPYLFTISRYIQIFSLNEFSALAIIVGLIILMVLTYQLYVHLDGKNNYDPNRNVSLQWKILSLLGIKFLALLLVVVASGEHVYEAIVLNFSILVLVGLLFFAYRRWILKAKGLDIPSPQSAIVIGLISVLMVSTIVGLTAKAYLENHAFSWVNTLMFPLLEFLGMDQPFEARSLLEFAWWLHLATVYAFMIYIPNSKHSHLLYAPANFFLIREKPRGAMDYIDIENSQVWGAANITEFKWTTLLDSLSCIECGRCTVECPANRTGKPLNPKKIMVDIKHAMMDYANEILSNTESANSRVIGEPYITEEELWSCTTCYACVETCPVGDNQLDAILEMRRYLVLGESNFPSQLQLAFTNMEKNANPWGIGAHTRADWAEGLGVKTLAEDPNVEVLYWVGCAASFDERNRKVARTLVEIFRSAGVSFGILGTEENCSGDSARRGGNEYLYQMLAQTNVNTLNQYNVKTIVTACPHCYNTIKNEYPQFGGNYEVYHHTQFLDKLIKEGKITLDPEKKEKLKSISITYHDSCYLGRYNSIYDEPRNLLEQSTSTSIIEAEDHRKKGLCCGAGGAQMWMEEKYERVNIKRTEQLLKTGANMIGVACPFCMIMITDGVKAKGKQEEVKVMDVSEVLLSAIKKQDKISSIHA